A part of Arachis hypogaea cultivar Tifrunner chromosome 12, arahy.Tifrunner.gnm2.J5K5, whole genome shotgun sequence genomic DNA contains:
- the LOC112726416 gene encoding uncharacterized protein, which produces MGILHKWWQVTWLIINVSFLFLSSSFVRGSIITDSLESLDDLLCKQAVNDVKGKFIKTAIVYEISIPSNLTGMKISAVRLRAVSFWNRGLNHSFLSLPPKVVAQPSMKRIAILYENLGKWSNLYFNVSNYTMIAPILGFIAYSSSEKELLDCQKIKIDTQGGNITIRFRNVSSHPKNVTPLCAKIGDNGTVEFSNMTKPYFCEAQSQGHYTLVIPSSSAKESSKLWWVLGFVIGLVVLILLALILVAIKIIKKRKIKEMEKVSEVEEAFDTFWIGDTKLPSASMIRTQPSLENEYHYRGGN; this is translated from the coding sequence ATGGGGATCCTCCATAAATGGTGGCAAGTTACATGGTTGATTATCAATGTTTCTTTCTTGTTCTTATCATCATCTTTTGTTAGAGGCTCAATTATTACTGATAGCCTCGAATCGTTAGATGACTTGCTCTGCAAGCAAGCCGTGAACGATGTGAAAGGGAAGTTTATAAAAACAGCAATCGTCTACGAAATTTCGATCCCTTCCAACTTGACAGGAATGAAGATCTCCGCCGTGAGATTGCGCGCCGTTTCGTTCTGGAATCGAGGATTGAATCATAGCTTCCTTAGTCTTCCACCTAAGGTGGTGGCTCAACCTAGCATGAAGAGAATTGCAATACTATATGAAAACTTAGGCAAATGGTCAAATCTTTATTTCAATGTATCAAATTACACAATGATTGCTCCAATTCTTGGTTTCATTGCTTATAGTTCTTCAGAGAAAGAATTGTTAGATTGTCAAAAGATCAAAATTGACACTCAAGGAGGCAACATTACTATCCGGTTTCGAAACGTTTCGTCACACCCGAAAAACGTTACACCACTTTGTGCCAAGATTGGTGACAATGGCACGGTTGAATTTAGCAACATGACAAAGCCATATTTTTGTGAAGCACAAAGCCAAGGACATTACACACTTGTGATTCCATCTTCTTCAGCAAAAGAATCTTCTAAATTGTGGTGGGTGTTAGGGTTTGTAATAGGTCTTGTTGTGTTGATTTTATTGGCTTTGATCTTAGTAGCTATAAAGATTattaagaagagaaaaataaaggaaatggaGAAGGTTTCAGAAGTTGAAGAAGCTTTTGATACATTCTGGATTGGTGACACAAAATTGCCATCAGCTAGCATGATTAGAACTCAACCATCTCTTGAGAATGAGTATCATTATCGTGgtggtaattaa
- the LOC112726419 gene encoding protein CURVATURE THYLAKOID 1A, chloroplastic — translation MAAAATTVLLHPRIPTTTNVARCSALPYLPPRLSTSSFTTTPLFSTSLKHFSGSQKPCLLQTRASSEESGSVDANELFTDLKEKWDAVENKSTVLLYGGGAIVAVWLSSILVGAINSVPLLPKIMELVGLGYTGWFVYRYLLFKSSRKELAEDIDGLKKKITGTE, via the exons ATGGCGGCGGCTGCCACCACCGTGCTCCTCCATCCTAGGATTCCGACCACCACCAACGTTGCACGCTGCTCTGCTTTGCCTTATCTTCCTCCACGCCTCTCCACCTCCTCCTTCACCACCACCCCTTTGTTCTCAACTTCCCTCAAACACTTTTCAG GGTCCCAAAAACCTTGTCTGCTTCAAACAAGAGCTTCATCGGAGGAATCCGGTTCAGTAGACGCGAACGAGTTGTTCACAGATTTGAAGGAAAAG TGGGATGCTGTTGAAAACAAGTCCACAGTACTTCTTTATGGTGGCGGCGCCATAGTTGCTGTTTGGCTATCTTCAATTCTTGTTGGTGCAATAAACTCAGTTCCCTTG CTTCCAAAGATTATGGAGTTGGTAGGGCTAGGGTACACTGGATGGTTCGTCTACCGATACCTTCTGTTCAAG TCTAGCAGAAAGGAGCTAGCTGAGGATATTGATGGACTGAAGAAGAAAATCACTGGAACTGAATAG